A single Pseudomonas sp. HN11 DNA region contains:
- the ampC gene encoding class C beta-lactamase, which produces MPQLSLSGVRNLGALALFLATGHCLAADDLRAVVDASVKPLMQQQSIPGLVVGVVKDGKAQYFNYGVASKDAKQPVSENTLFEIGSVSKTFTATLAGYAVASGKLTLTGPASQYLPALRDGKFDHISLLNLGTYTAGGLPLQFPRAADNTQHMIGYFQQWKPDFAPGTHRLYSNPSLGLFGYLAAQSLKQPFDQVMEKTLLPKLGLKHTFVTVPKSQMDLYAQGYGKDGKPVRVGPGAMDSEAYGIKTSASDLLHYVEVNMHPAKLDPVLQQAITTTHTGYYTVEGMTQGLGWEMYPYPIKRDALVEGNSTKMAVEPHPVKWLTPPQAPHADTLVNKTGSTNGFGAYVAYVPSKGMGVVILANKNYPNAERVKVAHAILSALDH; this is translated from the coding sequence CCAGCGTCAAGCCGCTGATGCAGCAACAGTCTATTCCAGGTCTCGTTGTCGGTGTCGTCAAGGACGGCAAGGCGCAATACTTTAACTACGGCGTTGCCAGTAAAGACGCCAAACAGCCTGTCAGTGAGAACACCCTGTTTGAAATCGGCTCGGTCAGCAAGACCTTCACCGCCACCCTCGCCGGCTATGCCGTGGCGAGCGGCAAACTGACCCTCACCGGTCCGGCCAGCCAGTACCTGCCTGCGTTGCGCGATGGTAAGTTCGACCACATCAGCCTACTCAACCTGGGTACCTACACCGCCGGCGGCCTGCCCCTGCAATTTCCCCGCGCGGCGGACAACACCCAGCACATGATCGGCTACTTCCAGCAGTGGAAACCCGACTTCGCCCCGGGTACCCACCGCCTGTATTCCAACCCGAGCCTGGGCCTGTTCGGCTACCTGGCGGCGCAGAGCCTGAAGCAGCCGTTTGATCAAGTGATGGAGAAAACCCTGCTGCCGAAACTCGGGCTCAAGCACACCTTCGTCACTGTTCCCAAGAGCCAGATGGACCTGTACGCCCAAGGCTATGGCAAGGATGGAAAACCTGTGCGAGTGGGCCCCGGCGCGATGGACAGCGAGGCCTATGGCATCAAGACCAGTGCTTCGGACCTGTTGCATTACGTCGAGGTCAATATGCACCCGGCGAAACTGGACCCAGTGCTGCAACAAGCCATCACCACTACGCACACCGGCTACTACACCGTCGAGGGCATGACCCAGGGGTTGGGCTGGGAGATGTACCCGTACCCGATCAAGCGGGATGCTCTGGTGGAAGGTAACTCGACAAAAATGGCGGTGGAGCCGCATCCGGTGAAATGGCTGACCCCACCTCAGGCGCCGCATGCCGACACGCTGGTGAACAAAACCGGCTCGACCAATGGCTTTGGTGCTTATGTGGCCTATGTTCCAAGCAAAGGAATGGGGGTGGTGATTCTGGCGAACAAGAACTACCCGAATGCTGAGCGCGTGAAAGTGGCCCATGCGATCTTGAGTGCGCTGGACCATTGA
- the dctM gene encoding C4-dicarboxylate TRAP transporter large permease protein DctM → MAVLCLFLLLFVFMFLGVPIAISLGLSGAVSILMFSQDSVSSLAIKLFETSDAYTFLAIPFFLLSGAFMTTGGVAQRLIDFANACVGHIRGGLAISSVLACMLFAALSGSSPATVAAVGSIAVAGMVRSGYPKEFGAGIICNAGTLGILIPPSIVMVVYSAATETSVGKLFMAGVIPGLLLGLMLMIAIYIVARIKKLPAQPRATFREWLTCARRAFWGLLLLVIILGGIYSGMFTPTEAAAVAAVYSAFVALFVYKDMKLRECPRVLLESGRLAIMLMFIIANAMLFAHVLTTEQIPQEITAWVLSEGLTPIGFLIMVNVVLLIAGSFMEPSAIVLILAPIFFPIAMKLGIDPIHLGIVMVVNMEIGLVHPPVGLNLFVTSAVTGLTLGQTIRAALPWLMILLVFLIMVTYLPFISLALPHWLGM, encoded by the coding sequence ATGGCCGTGCTCTGTCTGTTTCTACTGTTGTTCGTGTTCATGTTTCTTGGCGTGCCGATCGCGATTTCCCTGGGTCTGTCCGGGGCGGTGTCGATCCTGATGTTCAGCCAGGACTCGGTGAGTTCCCTGGCGATCAAGCTGTTCGAGACCTCTGACGCCTATACCTTCCTGGCGATTCCATTCTTCCTGCTCTCCGGTGCGTTCATGACCACCGGCGGCGTGGCGCAGCGCCTGATCGATTTTGCCAACGCCTGTGTCGGCCATATCCGTGGCGGCCTGGCGATTTCGTCGGTGCTGGCGTGCATGCTGTTTGCGGCGCTGTCGGGTTCGTCCCCGGCCACAGTGGCAGCGGTGGGTTCGATTGCCGTGGCGGGGATGGTGCGTTCCGGATACCCGAAAGAGTTCGGTGCGGGGATCATCTGTAACGCCGGGACCTTGGGCATCCTCATCCCGCCGTCGATCGTGATGGTGGTGTATTCGGCGGCCACTGAAACCTCGGTCGGCAAGTTGTTCATGGCCGGCGTGATTCCGGGATTGCTGCTGGGCCTGATGCTGATGATCGCGATCTACATCGTCGCGCGCATCAAGAAGCTGCCGGCGCAGCCACGTGCGACCTTCCGCGAGTGGCTGACCTGCGCACGCCGCGCGTTCTGGGGCCTGTTGCTGCTGGTGATCATCCTGGGTGGTATCTACAGCGGCATGTTCACCCCGACCGAAGCGGCAGCGGTGGCGGCGGTGTACTCGGCGTTTGTCGCGCTGTTCGTCTACAAGGACATGAAGCTGCGCGAGTGCCCCAGGGTGTTGCTGGAATCCGGGCGCCTGGCGATCATGCTGATGTTCATCATCGCCAACGCCATGCTCTTTGCCCATGTGCTGACCACCGAGCAGATCCCCCAGGAAATCACCGCGTGGGTGCTGTCCGAAGGCCTGACGCCCATTGGTTTCTTGATCATGGTCAACGTAGTGTTGCTGATCGCCGGCAGCTTCATGGAGCCGTCAGCCATCGTGCTGATCCTGGCGCCGATCTTCTTCCCGATTGCCATGAAGCTGGGCATTGACCCGATTCACCTGGGCATCGTGATGGTGGTGAATATGGAGATTGGCCTGGTTCATCCGCCGGTGGGGTTGAACCTGTTTGTGACCTCGGCGGTGACGGGGTTGACCCTGGGGCAGACTATCCGGGCGGCGTTGCCGTGGCTGATGATCTTGTTGGTGTTCCTGATCATGGTCACGTACTTGCCATTCATTTCACTGGCGTTGCCGCATTGGCTGGGGATGTAA
- a CDS encoding TRAP transporter small permease, translating to MQTLRRVWEHLEEGFIAFLLAAMTLVTFVYVMLNNIYTLFFALADKWAWSSHFFGALGDHTMTWAQDMTWSVALTKAMFGWLIFFGISYGVRTAGHLGVDALVKLTKRPVQRVLGMLACLCCLAYAGLFMIASYKWVSAVMGAHIGAEDLDQYGIDVGDIVIIVPIGFAMVFIRYLEIFYRIFTHRQVGLGLADEAGEASKLAGSHEERH from the coding sequence ATGCAAACGCTAAGGCGCGTCTGGGAGCACCTGGAGGAAGGCTTTATTGCCTTCCTGCTGGCCGCCATGACCCTGGTGACGTTCGTCTACGTCATGCTCAACAACATCTACACGCTGTTCTTTGCCCTGGCCGACAAGTGGGCGTGGAGCAGTCACTTCTTCGGCGCCTTGGGCGACCACACCATGACCTGGGCGCAGGACATGACCTGGAGCGTGGCGCTGACCAAGGCCATGTTCGGTTGGCTGATCTTCTTCGGTATTTCCTATGGCGTACGCACCGCCGGCCACCTCGGCGTGGACGCGCTGGTCAAACTGACCAAGCGCCCGGTGCAGCGAGTGCTCGGCATGCTCGCCTGCCTGTGCTGCCTGGCCTACGCCGGGTTGTTCATGATCGCCAGCTACAAGTGGGTGAGTGCGGTGATGGGCGCGCATATCGGCGCCGAGGACCTCGACCAGTACGGCATCGATGTGGGCGATATCGTGATCATCGTGCCCATCGGTTTTGCCATGGTGTTTATCCGCTACCTGGAAATTTTCTACCGTATCTTTACCCACCGCCAGGTCGGGTTGGGGCTGGCCGATGAGGCCGGTGAGGCCAGCAAGTTGGCCGGCAGCCATGAGGAGCGTCACTGA